A region of Capra hircus breed San Clemente chromosome 11, ASM170441v1, whole genome shotgun sequence DNA encodes the following proteins:
- the KRTCAP3 gene encoding keratinocyte-associated protein 3 isoform X2: MKCRRHLCAFDAARGPRRLMRVGLALILVGHVNLLLGAVLHGTVLRHVANPRGAVTPEYTTANVISVGSGLLSVSLGLVALLASRNLFRPRLHWALLALALVNLLLSAACSLGLLLAVSLTVANGGRRLIADCHPGLLDPLVPLDQGSGHADCPFDPTKIYDTALALWIPSVFMSAAEAALSGYCCVAALTLRGVGPCRKDGLQEQLEELTELEFPKRKWQENVQLLDQTQEIRTSQKSWV, translated from the exons ATGAAGTGCCGCCGCCACCTCTGCGCTTTCG ACGCGGCCCGGGGCCCCCGGCGGCTCATGCGGGTGGGCCTGGCGCTGATCCTGGTAGGCCACGTGAACCTGCTGCTGGGGGCCGTGCTGCACGGCACCGTCCTGCGGCACGTGGCCAACCCCCGCGGCGCCGTCACCCCGGAGTACACCACCGCCAATGTCATCTCCGTGGGCTCAGGGCTGCTG AGCGTTTCCTTGGGACTTGTGGCCCTTTTGGCGTCCAGGAATCTTTTTCGCCCACGACTG CACTGGGCCCTGCTGGCGCTAGCGCTGGTGAACCTTCTCTTGTCTGCTGCCTGCTCCCTGGGCCTCCTCCTCgctgtgtccctcactgtggcCAATGGCGGCCGCCGTCTTATTGCTGACTGCCACCCAGGACTGCTGGATCCTTTGGTACCGCTGGACCAGGGGTCTGGACATGCTGACTGCCCCTTTGACCCCACGAAAATCTAT GACACAGCCTTGGCTCTCTGGATCCCTTCTGTGTTCATGTCTGCAGCCGAGGCTGCTCTCTCTGGTTACTGCTGTGTGGCTGCGCTCACCCTGCGTGGGGTAGGGCCCTGTAGGAAGGATGGGCTACAGGAACAG CTGGAGGAGCTGACAGAGCTTGAATTTCCTAAACGTAAATGGCAGGAAAATGTGCAGCTACTGGACCAAACGCAAGAAATCCGAACCTCACAGAAAAGTTGGGTTTAG
- the KRTCAP3 gene encoding keratinocyte-associated protein 3 isoform X1 gives MKCRRHLCAFDAARGPRRLMRVGLALILVGHVNLLLGAVLHGTVLRHVANPRGAVTPEYTTANVISVGSGLLSVSLGLVALLASRNLFRPRLHWALLALALVNLLLSAACSLGLLLAVSLTVANGGRRLIADCHPGLLDPLVPLDQGSGHADCPFDPTKIYDTALALWIPSVFMSAAEAALSGYCCVAALTLRGVGPCRKDGLQEQVRKTNRKGSFNTHCLEDTLDYTTEGWSTDPTLFCSWRS, from the exons ATGAAGTGCCGCCGCCACCTCTGCGCTTTCG ACGCGGCCCGGGGCCCCCGGCGGCTCATGCGGGTGGGCCTGGCGCTGATCCTGGTAGGCCACGTGAACCTGCTGCTGGGGGCCGTGCTGCACGGCACCGTCCTGCGGCACGTGGCCAACCCCCGCGGCGCCGTCACCCCGGAGTACACCACCGCCAATGTCATCTCCGTGGGCTCAGGGCTGCTG AGCGTTTCCTTGGGACTTGTGGCCCTTTTGGCGTCCAGGAATCTTTTTCGCCCACGACTG CACTGGGCCCTGCTGGCGCTAGCGCTGGTGAACCTTCTCTTGTCTGCTGCCTGCTCCCTGGGCCTCCTCCTCgctgtgtccctcactgtggcCAATGGCGGCCGCCGTCTTATTGCTGACTGCCACCCAGGACTGCTGGATCCTTTGGTACCGCTGGACCAGGGGTCTGGACATGCTGACTGCCCCTTTGACCCCACGAAAATCTAT GACACAGCCTTGGCTCTCTGGATCCCTTCTGTGTTCATGTCTGCAGCCGAGGCTGCTCTCTCTGGTTACTGCTGTGTGGCTGCGCTCACCCTGCGTGGGGTAGGGCCCTGTAGGAAGGATGGGCTACAGGAACAGGTAAGGAAGACGAACAGGAAGGGTTCATTCAATACACATTGTCTTGAAGACACGCTGGATTATACAACTGAGGGCTGGAGCACTGACCCCACCCTCTTCTGTAGCTGGAGGAGCTGA